DNA from Pseudanabaena sp. FACHB-2040:
ATGGAGCTAGGGGCAAGTGACTGTTTAACAAAGCCCTGCACTGTAGAAGAACTGATCAGAGCGATTTCAGCCCAGTTTCAAAAACAAGATACTCTCCAGCAGTGGTATGAATCGCAGGCACAGCCCTCCTCTGAGCTATCTCCTGCGGGGAATGTCTCTCTAGCGACTGCATCTGCGCCGACCCCTGCCCTTGAATGGATTTTTCCGTCTGATTCTAGCTTGAGCGAAGTGTTTCACTTCATCGAAGCTAATTATTATCGTCCAATTACTCTGAGTGATGTTGCCGAGGCAGCAGGATATTCACCTGCTTATTTGACCAATTTAATCGGACGGCAAACTGGACAAACCGTGCAGCAATGGATTATTGCTCGACGAATGGCAGCAGCCCGCTCTTTACTGCTGGAAACCAACCAATCAGTAGAGCGGATCGCGGCTCAGGTAGGGTATCAACACTCTGTTCACTTTTTTCGGCAGTTTCGCCAGTGTCATGGAGTCACGCCTAGCAGCTGGAGAAGCACTCAACGTCGCTCGAATCCGATGCAGTATTAGTAATACCAATTCCACAAAAAAGTGCTGCAGATAGGGGGCAGAAGAGTGAATAATTAGTAACTATTTAGAGAATTGGCATAAGAGCGAAAGAATGGTTAGTGCAATCCAAAAAATAGTTCATTGCTTAGCTTACTGCGATTGAGTAAGCTACTTCGAAAGTTTCAATTGGGGACTGCGGAAACGCAGATGAAACTGCTATGACTCTTAATTCTGTTTCAGGGGATAAGCCTCTTCTCAAACCTACAGGACGGTGGATAACGATTGCCGCCATCGCTGCAGCCTTGACGCTCAGTGGCGTTACGTTGCGATACTTTTTGCAATTGCAACATCGCCCCCAAACCGCTTCAATGCTTGAAACCAGCGCCCCGGCTCAGGCTGTTTCTGCACTGGGCTATTTGAAGCCAGCGGGAGAGGTCATTTACCTATCGGCCCCAACTAACCCAACCGGGCTTAGCTCTAGCCGAGTGGCGCGGCTATTGGTGAGTGAGGGCGATCGCATTGAAGCCAATCAGATTGTTGCTGTCCTCGACAACCTAGAGAGCCTGCAAGCCGCTCTGAATCAGGCGGTGAAGGAGGTTGAGCTGGCCAGAGCCAATCTTGCTAAGGTAAAAGCAGGTGCAAAAGCAGGCGAGCTAGAAGCCCAAGGCACGACCATCACCCAGCTACAGGCCGATCTGCGAGGGCAGCTTGCCGCTCAAGATCAGGCGGTGGCTCGTCTTGCTGCAGAGCTGGAAAATGCTCAGCTTGAGCATCAGCGCTACCATGAACTGTTTGCAGCAGGGGCGGTGACAGCCTCTCAGCTAGACAACAAGCGTTTAGTTCTAGAAACTACTGAAAAGCAGCTCAATGAGGCCGCCGCCAATCGCGATCGCATTTCAGAAACCTTTCAGCAGCGAATTCGAGTTGCCCAAGCTACGCTCAGCCAGCTAGCGGAGGTGCGCCCAACCGATGTGCAGGTGGCTCAAGCCGAAATAGACAGGGCAATGGCTGACGTGACCAAAGCGGAGGCCGATCTAAAGTTGGCCTACGTCTACGCGCCTATAGACGGACAGATTCTAAAAGTCCATACGCAAGTAGGAGAGCTGATCAGCGACAAAGGCATTGTGGCGCTAGGGCAAACAGAGCAAATGACCGTGATTACCGAAGTGTATGAGCTGGATATTCACCGAGTTGAAGTGGGCCAAAAAGCCACTATTACCAGCCATGCAATTCCCACACCGCTTCACGGCACGGTTACCCAGGTGGGCTTACAGGTAAATCCCCAGGCTCTTTTGAGCACAAACCCCGCTGCAGATATTGACCGAAGAATCGTTGAGGTAGAAATTCGTCTCGATGCCGCCGACAGCCAAAGGGCATCAAGACTAACCAATTTGCAGGTTGATGTGGTGATTGATATTTAGTGTCTTTAGGTAAGTGCTACTTCTCAAATAGCCTTCAGAACAGCTTCTCCTCCCGTAGCCCAGGCTTAATGATGTTTGATATTCCCCTAGCATGGCTGCAGCTCAGCCGCGAAAGACTACGCCTGCTGATTGCGCTGGCAGGAATTGCCTTTGCAGTAATTCTCATGTTTATGCAGCTGGGTTTTCAGGCCGCACTCTACGATAGCGCCACCCGACTGCATCAAAGTTTGCAGACCGATCTGGTTTTAATCAGCGCCCGCTCCAAATCTTTGGGCTACATGAGAACCTTTTCTTGGCGACGCCTCTATCAAGTTCTGAGTTTTGAGGGAGTCAAATCGATCAGCCCGCTATATGTCGGCTTTAGAGACTGGAGAAACCCAGATACGGGGAGCTTTCGAGCCATTTATGTCTATGGCTTTAGGCCGGGAGATCAGGTTTTTCAGCTTTCTGAAATCAATCAAAATATTAATAAGCTTCAGCTCAATGAAAATATCTTGTTTGATCGGGCCTCTCGCCAAGAATATGGAGCGGTTGCCGCTGTCTTTGATCAGGGCATGTCTATTACTACTGAGTTAGGCGGAAAAAGAGTCAATGTGGCCGGTCTATTTACCCTGGGGCCTTCGTTTGGGGCGGATGGCAATGTGATTACCAATGATTTGAACTTTCTGCGGCTCTTTAGCGATCGCAAGTTGGGAGAAATCGACATTGGGCTAATTCAGCTGCAGCCCGGTACGAATGCTCAAAGCCTTTTAAGCAGAATAAAAGCTAATCTGCCTCAAGATATTAGGGTTTTGACCCACCAAGAATTTGTGGAGTTTGAGAAGAACTATTGGAAAACCAGTACTGCCATTGGCTTCATTTTTACGCTGGGCGTTGGGATGGGGTTTATTGTGGGCACTGTTATTGTTTACCAAATTCTCTACTCGGATGTGTCTGCCCACTTGTCAGAGTATGCAACGCTCAAGGCAATGGGCTACAAAAACCTGTACTTACTCTTTATCGTGTTTCAAGAAGCCGTTATCTTAGCGGCGCTGGGGTACATTCCTGGATTTGCGCTTTCTTTAGGGCTATACGATGTGACGAAGCAGGTTACTTTTTTGCCCCTAGCGATGGCTCCAAGGCGGGCTTTGCTGGTGTTGCTTTTGACTTTCTTGATGTGTTCGCTTTCGGGCCTGGTTGCTATGCGGAGGCTTCGGAAGGCTGATCCGGCAGATATTTTTTAAGGTGGCGGGCTGGGTGGATGAGTAGATTGGTGTGAAGGGGGATTAGGAAATTTTCACTGAGTGAGCGTGATGGGAAAAGCTTTTTAAGTGCTCGCTTGGAGCGAGGATGCTGAGAGTCCTTTGGAGCAGTATTAGCTGATGTCTAAATCCATCGTTACGGTTAGGGAGCTGAACCATTACTTTGGCAGTGGCTCTCTTTGTAAACAAGTTTTGTCTGACATCAATCTGGATATTCAGTCTGGAGAAATTGTAATTTTATCTGGGCCTTCTGGGTCGGGAAAAACCACGCTGCTCACTTTGATCGGTGGGCTGAGGGCCATTCATGAGGGCAGCCTTGTAGTTTTTAATCAAGAGTTACGGGGAATTAGTGAAGCGCAATTTGTCGGGGTTCGGCGTCATATTGGCTATATTTTTCAAGCCCATAACCTATTAAATTCTTTGACGGCTCAGCAGAATGTGCAGATGTCGGTGCAGCTGCACGAAAGTATTTCTAAGCAAGAGGCTCAGGCAAAAGCAGAAGCGGCTCTGCAAGCGGTTGGGTTGGGCGATCGCACAAGCTACTATCCAGAAAACCTGTCGGGAGGGCAAAAACAGCGGGTTGCGATCGCACGTGCCCTAGTCTGCAATCCTTCCCTCGTCTTGGCCGACGAACCGACCGCTGCCCTCGACAGTAAATCAGGCCGAGATGTGGTTAACCTGATGCAGCGACTAGTAAAGGAACAGGGCTGTGCAGTTCTCATGGTGACTCACGACAACCGGGTTTTGGATATTGCCGATCGCATTCTGCACATGGAAGATGGCCGCATTGTTACAGATCACGGTGAGCCGCAGGGTGCAGCCCCAGAGCAAGCGGTCGAGCTGCTAAATCACGTGCCTTATTCCATCTTGAATCACTCATCCTGATGCTCATGGGCCACACCCCCTGGATTAAATGTTTCAAGCCAAACCCCAGCGCCTCCCTTCGCCTATTTTGCTTTCCCTATGCAGGCGGAGGGGCTTCTGTCTTTCGGGCGTGGGCTAGCCAGTTGCCCCCCAATATTGAGGTGTGTGCGATTCAGCTGCCTGGCCGAGAAGATCGAATTAAGGAACCTCTTTTTACTGAGCTTCGGCCATTGGTGCAGACGCTTGCGCCCGTGCTTCGCCCCTACTGCGACATTCCCTTTGCTTTTTTTGGGCACAGCATGGGAGCCTTGATTAGCTTTGAACTGGCCCGTTACTTTCGCACCTTGCAACAGCCCGCTCCAGTTCACCTCTTTGTTTCGGGTCGCAGTGCTCCTCATCTCCCTGATAAAAATCCGTTCAGGCATACTTTGCCCGATCAAGCTTTCTTGCAGGCGTTGCGCGACTTAAATGGAATGTCTCTAGCGGTGCTCAACAATCCTGAATTGCTGCAGATGGTGTTGCCCATTCTGCGAGCAGACTTTTCGATCTGCGAAACCTATACTCACCAGGTTGAGCCTCCCCTTGACTGCTCGATCTCTGCTTTGAGCGGAGAGGATGACTTGGAGGCGACTTGCGATCGCATGCAGAGCTGGAATCTGCAAACTACTTCTACCTTCTCATTAACGATGCTTCCTGGTGGGCACTTTTTTCTGCAAACGAATCAGGCGCTCTTTCTAGAGCTGCTGAGCCGTGAACTGAACTTGCTGAAAGTATCGTCTGTGCTTGGATAAGTGGTCCAAAATAGTCATTATTTAGGCTTGAGTGTCCTGGGTTTGCTCTCGAATCAAAGCGCTCCAGTTATCATCCGTCACCGCTGCCGCTAAGTCTGCCTGCCGCTCCCCTGAGTTGTCGGCTTTGGCCTGATCCAGCTCTTGTGACAGTGAACCATCTGCCATGGCGCGACGAAGCTTCAGCTTTTTCTCTTCGTAAACGTCTCGCTCTGCTGCAGACATCACCTGAGTCGAAGCTTCGCGAATCGTTGCAGCCCAAGTGCCGTCTAAATTGCCGGGTGGAGGGCTGGGCAGTGCTGCAATCCATTCGTCTTGAAGGGCAACCATGTCATCTCGTTTGGGGAACTTAAACGGCTGCACCGTCACCAGAGCGCAAACCGCTTCTCCTTTCTGGCTGAGATGACTCCGCAGGGACAGGGAAATGTTGCGGGAGTAACCAATAAACTGGGTCTGCAGGTTGCGATCGAGCACTGCATAAACGCCTGCCACTTTGCTGTTTTGGGCAAGGTCGCACCAAGCTTGCACGGCCATAGGCGCATCTACCGTGTGCTCTAGGGCAGGTGCTTCTACGGTATCGGCAGCGTGTTCATCAGCCGCGCTGTACAAAAACTCGTGGAGACCCTGGTGGGCGACAGGGATATTTTGATGCTCGATTGGGTTTGGGTTTTCGTCGGGCAAGGGTTTTGCTGGGTTGACAATAGGCTTTTATTATCGCCTGTAGCCGCATCTTCGTGAGGCCACCCAGGCTTAGCAAAGTAGGATGGGCAAAGGGCAAAGCCCGTGCCCATCACAATCCCAAACATTAAGCAGAATGATGGGCACGCTTCGCTTTACCCATCCTACAAACTGGTTTGAAGCGCTGAAATGCACAACAGCGCCAAGGCTACCTTAAAGCCCTGCCACTAGCGGCCAGGTGCTCAGCACAAACACAAGAACGGCCACAATCGCCAGCAGCCCATCAATCAAATTTCCCAGTAGAGAGCCGACCACCGTACCGATGCTGGCGTGTAGCGCGACCTTAGCCTTAGACTCTCCCTCGACCTCCTGGCGGGTCAGGTACTCGCCCAAAAAGGCTCCAATAAACGGGCCTATCAAAATGCCCAAAATGGGGCCGCCCAGAGGTAGGGCAGGCAGCAGGCCCACCGTTCCAACTACCAGGCCAATCAAGGCCCCAAGCTGGCCCCATTTGCTGGCCCCAAATCGTTTAGCCCCCCAGTAGGCCGCTAATAGCTCAATAGCAGCGCTGGCAATGAGCATGGCAAACACAATCAAAATGGGCCAGCCAATGCCTGCAAACTGAGTAACGACTGACCAGATCAAGATTGCCACCAAAATCAGGCTCGATCCTGGCATGCCTGGAATCAATTCACCCACAGCCCCTACGGCCATGACCGCCACCAAGATCCAATACAGCAGGAGATAGTCCATGTTTTGACCTCACGGATTTAGCGTAGACGGGGCTGCACAACTTGGGAAAAGTCTTGTTGACCCTCTTCTAACTCTGGGGGCACCCCTTGAGGATAAGTCTCTTGAATCAGCGACTCTAGCCGCTCAACCCGGTTGCCCGGATTGGGGTGGCTGTTGAGAAATTCTGGCGACTGACCGCCTTCGCGCGCCCGATCTAAAATCTCCATCAGCTCCACCAACCCTTCTGGGTTGTACTGGGCGGCAGTCATAAATTCAAAGCCCAAGCGATCGCTCTCTAGTTCATCCTGACGGCCATAGTTGAGATTGACCAATTGATTGACCGCCTGAGCAATCATCGCCGCCTGCCGACCGTTGGTAGGATCATCGCTGGCAGCGACCCCAATCGCATTGACCAGAGCCACGCCTAGCTGCCGTCGGGCCAGGTGTTCTGAGCCGTGGCGGGCAATTACATGAGCGATCTCATGGCCCAAAACTCCTGCCAACTGAGATTCTGCGGTCAGTTGGCGGAGCAGGCCCGTGGTGACAAAAATCTGCCCCCCCGGTAGGGCAAAGGCATTGACGGTATTGGGGTTGTCTAGCAGGTGAAACTCGAAGGGATAGGGCGACTGGGCGGCAGCAGAACGGCCCACCACCTCTTGACCCACCTGATCTACATAGTTCTGCAAGACTTGGTCTGAGTACAGGCCGCCAAACTCTTGCATCACGTCTTGGCGGCCCTGCTGACCTAAAATAATCTCTTCTTGGGGAGATAGGGAAACCCGCTGTTTTTCTCCTGTGATCGGATTCTCTGACACTGCCGTGAAGTAGTTGAACAGCCCAAAGAGGGCGAACAGTACTCCGATAACCAGACGAACCAGCAACTTACCCACTGCAATCACTCCTCTCGCCCACGCTGACGGTACCGCGAATCTGCGCTTCTGGCCTCTCGCCCAAGGCTGACTTACAGATTTACCCGGATAAAGCGGTTTCAGCCCGTTATAGGCCCAGATTACGGTCGTCAGCAGCATCACGCCAATCGACTATGCTACGGCCAAGCTGAGCCGATCACTCTTCAGGCGTAGATTTTGGGGTGGAGCCGTCACTGTGCTGCATATTCAGACTAATCAGAGACAGAATCTGATCGCTATACCTTCTCAATCCACTTCTATCCTTTGAGCGACGCCTTCGCTTGCTCAGATCCTTTAATCTTCTACAGGCAATTAACGCGCATTTAAACCTACTAATTAAAGGAGAAATAGAATGGCGACCCAGCAATCATTTCTAGAAACGATTAAGACAAAGGGCAATCTAAAGGATTTGAAAGAAGCTCGCCACGCGGCTGAAGTTGTATATCGAAGCATGCGCGATGTCATGCCCAACGAAGCAGTCGATCGGGTCAGTGAAGAACTTGATGAGACCCCCGATGTTGCCGAAGACCTGTGGACTGATACGAATCCCCTGGTTTATTTTCTCAGCCGGCTGCGTCCTCAGCTTGATATCAAGCCTGAGAATTTTCTAGTTCGGCTGCGTCAGGAAGCTAATCTCCCTGGTGCAGATGCAGAGACCATCATTAAAGCGGTTTTTTCAGCGACTAAAGAGGAGCTTTCTCAAGAGCGGGCTGCTGAAATTGCCGAATATTTGCCTGGGGAAATTGGTGAATTTTGGAACGAAGCCTAGTGC
Protein-coding regions in this window:
- a CDS encoding DNA-binding response regulator is translated as MKDKTLGKILVIEGQRQVRDLFARGLKAQGFTPITADSGRVGIQQAKQHLPALITCSIVMPDVAGYDVLKILRRSPATAVIPFIFVADKDDRTELRKAMELGASDCLTKPCTVEELIRAISAQFQKQDTLQQWYESQAQPSSELSPAGNVSLATASAPTPALEWIFPSDSSLSEVFHFIEANYYRPITLSDVAEAAGYSPAYLTNLIGRQTGQTVQQWIIARRMAAARSLLLETNQSVERIAAQVGYQHSVHFFRQFRQCHGVTPSSWRSTQRRSNPMQY
- a CDS encoding M48 family metalloprotease, which produces MGKLLVRLVIGVLFALFGLFNYFTAVSENPITGEKQRVSLSPQEEIILGQQGRQDVMQEFGGLYSDQVLQNYVDQVGQEVVGRSAAAQSPYPFEFHLLDNPNTVNAFALPGGQIFVTTGLLRQLTAESQLAGVLGHEIAHVIARHGSEHLARRQLGVALVNAIGVAASDDPTNGRQAAMIAQAVNQLVNLNYGRQDELESDRLGFEFMTAAQYNPEGLVELMEILDRAREGGQSPEFLNSHPNPGNRVERLESLIQETYPQGVPPELEEGQQDFSQVVQPRLR
- a CDS encoding DUF456 family protein; amino-acid sequence: MDYLLLYWILVAVMAVGAVGELIPGMPGSSLILVAILIWSVVTQFAGIGWPILIVFAMLIASAAIELLAAYWGAKRFGASKWGQLGALIGLVVGTVGLLPALPLGGPILGILIGPFIGAFLGEYLTRQEVEGESKAKVALHASIGTVVGSLLGNLIDGLLAIVAVLVFVLSTWPLVAGL
- a CDS encoding GIY-YIG nuclease family protein yields the protein MPDENPNPIEHQNIPVAHQGLHEFLYSAADEHAADTVEAPALEHTVDAPMAVQAWCDLAQNSKVAGVYAVLDRNLQTQFIGYSRNISLSLRSHLSQKGEAVCALVTVQPFKFPKRDDMVALQDEWIAALPSPPPGNLDGTWAATIREASTQVMSAAERDVYEEKKLKLRRAMADGSLSQELDQAKADNSGERQADLAAAVTDDNWSALIREQTQDTQA
- the devC gene encoding ABC transporter permease DevC, translating into MFDIPLAWLQLSRERLRLLIALAGIAFAVILMFMQLGFQAALYDSATRLHQSLQTDLVLISARSKSLGYMRTFSWRRLYQVLSFEGVKSISPLYVGFRDWRNPDTGSFRAIYVYGFRPGDQVFQLSEINQNINKLQLNENILFDRASRQEYGAVAAVFDQGMSITTELGGKRVNVAGLFTLGPSFGADGNVITNDLNFLRLFSDRKLGEIDIGLIQLQPGTNAQSLLSRIKANLPQDIRVLTHQEFVEFEKNYWKTSTAIGFIFTLGVGMGFIVGTVIVYQILYSDVSAHLSEYATLKAMGYKNLYLLFIVFQEAVILAALGYIPGFALSLGLYDVTKQVTFLPLAMAPRRALLVLLLTFLMCSLSGLVAMRRLRKADPADIF
- a CDS encoding DUF2267 domain-containing protein, translating into MATQQSFLETIKTKGNLKDLKEARHAAEVVYRSMRDVMPNEAVDRVSEELDETPDVAEDLWTDTNPLVYFLSRLRPQLDIKPENFLVRLRQEANLPGADAETIIKAVFSATKEELSQERAAEIAEYLPGEIGEFWNEA
- a CDS encoding ABC exporter membrane fusion protein, which produces MTLNSVSGDKPLLKPTGRWITIAAIAAALTLSGVTLRYFLQLQHRPQTASMLETSAPAQAVSALGYLKPAGEVIYLSAPTNPTGLSSSRVARLLVSEGDRIEANQIVAVLDNLESLQAALNQAVKEVELARANLAKVKAGAKAGELEAQGTTITQLQADLRGQLAAQDQAVARLAAELENAQLEHQRYHELFAAGAVTASQLDNKRLVLETTEKQLNEAAANRDRISETFQQRIRVAQATLSQLAEVRPTDVQVAQAEIDRAMADVTKAEADLKLAYVYAPIDGQILKVHTQVGELISDKGIVALGQTEQMTVITEVYELDIHRVEVGQKATITSHAIPTPLHGTVTQVGLQVNPQALLSTNPAADIDRRIVEVEIRLDAADSQRASRLTNLQVDVVIDI
- a CDS encoding thioesterase II family protein; amino-acid sequence: MGHTPWIKCFKPNPSASLRLFCFPYAGGGASVFRAWASQLPPNIEVCAIQLPGREDRIKEPLFTELRPLVQTLAPVLRPYCDIPFAFFGHSMGALISFELARYFRTLQQPAPVHLFVSGRSAPHLPDKNPFRHTLPDQAFLQALRDLNGMSLAVLNNPELLQMVLPILRADFSICETYTHQVEPPLDCSISALSGEDDLEATCDRMQSWNLQTTSTFSLTMLPGGHFFLQTNQALFLELLSRELNLLKVSSVLG
- a CDS encoding DevA family ABC transporter ATP-binding protein, coding for MSKSIVTVRELNHYFGSGSLCKQVLSDINLDIQSGEIVILSGPSGSGKTTLLTLIGGLRAIHEGSLVVFNQELRGISEAQFVGVRRHIGYIFQAHNLLNSLTAQQNVQMSVQLHESISKQEAQAKAEAALQAVGLGDRTSYYPENLSGGQKQRVAIARALVCNPSLVLADEPTAALDSKSGRDVVNLMQRLVKEQGCAVLMVTHDNRVLDIADRILHMEDGRIVTDHGEPQGAAPEQAVELLNHVPYSILNHSS